A stretch of the Saccharolobus caldissimus genome encodes the following:
- the priX gene encoding DNA primase noncatalytic subunit PriX, whose amino-acid sequence MSSVKKRRILLHYPDDMPAGFVEYTDGVSKVYDENGNFLFQIEGIFPLKPQKSLDYSWVDKVLERGLQDSRKRFILYVASRYLINVKGLSEEEAVNLLKEFYYKIPSGKIYESWLKSVVRGVKNKNLLPWSLKKIEEKDKEMYNEIMKALKS is encoded by the coding sequence ATGAGCTCTGTAAAAAAGAGAAGAATCTTATTACACTATCCAGATGACATGCCAGCAGGTTTTGTTGAGTATACTGATGGCGTGTCGAAAGTATATGATGAGAATGGTAATTTTTTGTTTCAAATAGAAGGAATATTTCCTCTAAAACCCCAAAAGTCATTAGATTACTCATGGGTAGATAAAGTTTTAGAAAGAGGTCTACAAGATTCTAGGAAAAGGTTTATCTTATATGTAGCCTCCAGATATCTAATAAACGTAAAGGGGTTAAGTGAAGAAGAGGCCGTAAATTTACTAAAGGAATTCTATTATAAGATACCATCTGGAAAAATATATGAATCTTGGTTAAAATCTGTTGTTAGAGGCGTTAAAAATAAAAATTTACTCCCATGGTCGTTAAAGAAAATTGAAGAAAAAGATAAGGAGATGTATAATGAAATAATGAAAGCACTAAAATCTTGA